In Vespula pensylvanica isolate Volc-1 chromosome 2, ASM1446617v1, whole genome shotgun sequence, the genomic window AGCAAAAAAGtttgatttaaattatattcaattagaAGGGATTGTTGGTTGTATGGTAAATGGTGCAGGTTTAGCAATGGCAACAATGGATCTTATACATTTGCATGGTGTTAGACCAGCTAATTTTTTAGATGTAGGTGGTGGTGCTACAAAGGAAACTATTACAGAAgcatttacaataataactACAGATCCAAAGgtatggaaaaataataatacatcttATAAGATGTTATATTGCATGTAactaaaaaatgataataaatagataataaataagcaTAATAAATTaccaaaattttttatcctcAGGTTTTAGccatttttgttaatatatttggTGGTATTATGAGATGTGATATCATTGCAGAAGGAATCATTGCAGCTACTAAAGaattgaaaacaaatattcCTGTAATCATTAGATTGGAggtaatgataaataataaatatgaatgagaagataaataaaatataaatactaatgaaattgttttatttaggGGACTAATgtagaaaaagcaaaaaaaataatattagattcAAAATTGAAACTTATCTTTAtagatgattttttaaaagcaGGAGAAGTAATTGCCAAATTTGCAACTATTGTGCAACTTGCAAGATCTTTAAATTtagatatcaattttatattaaaaccaGGTGgaataaagtaaattaaacaataagaataaaaaagaaggaaataaattatcaaaggTTCCtacacaaaatataaatttgattcatACAACTACTTATGgtgatgaaaattataaacaaaatgtcGTATTTTGTtggacaaaaaattaaatttttatgaaataaagtaATCTGTATTATCAATGtaaaaacttaataaaatggagattattttgtaatcaaaactatataaaaagttatttatttatttacctatAGAGTAAGGTAAAaactaaatattaatttagttatagaaatttaattattcttgaaATGTTAATGTAATCACGAGTCAATGcaattcattgaaaatgtaTGTTATTAACAGTACATTATATTCTTGCAGTGATCATATATATTGGTTTACGTCACGTTTCAGAAAGAAACGTCAAGAAAGGCGGGGACATAATGGCGAAACCAGCATTTGGTGGCAGTCTATTGCCAACACTTTACCAAGATGGCTACAATGTTGTCTCGGACGATTTCACTCGCAGAGTGTCTTACCCGATTAAATGGTTCCAAGGTacgttaaaacgaaaaagaaaagattaatatcGTTTCGGAAGATACAGTATATTCGAGAATAGTTAAAgctttaacattttcttacgTGTAAAGATTATAAGGACTATGTAAAAGAGGGACGATCGTCCATATTAAGCGATGTAGTCTGCTAAATTAGGCGCCAGGGTCAACCGATTTAAAGCCAAGGGTGTCGGTCTCACGTAAAATctgattttcttgaaaaaactATGATGAcagttatataattatcttatacTATTTTCcgcattcttctttttatctcttcattATCGAGGTCAAGTTTTCTGCGCATTTGATTAAACGTAATTGAATTACTTGCGACAGAATAATAGTTCACGATTTTCtacatttcttatttaaatttcgaacataaaaattatatcatttcgatatattgatgtttatttatttttacgtattgctacagtataatttttttaacacacacacacacgtatatatatatattatatatgaatatatataaattataaatattatataattatatatatatatataattatataatatatatatatgacttttGACATGAGttgtagattaaaaaaaatttatatattttattttataaatgtaatatgataatattttatttgtactaAACAAAAGAAGATCTGTGCCAAATTAtgcaaaaggaaaataatgtaGTTCAATGTTAATTAtctatagatttatatttaaatggtgcctaatatatttatagctTAAAATCATCAATAATCACTCATATAATCCATGAAATGATCTAATCCTCTTAGAGAAAACAGGTTTAACATAAtactttgtaattattattaatatgtcagataatatatcatttaatattttttaaatatttttttatttttcagattttagCCTGCAAAAGTAACTTAAAACAAACAATAAGAAATCTAAATGTACATGAACATATCAGTTATAGTTTACTTAATGAAGCTGGTGTACCTACTCCCAAGTTTGGTGTTGCAAAAACACCAGATGAAGCAGCAAAACTTGCAGCTAACTTGAAGACAAAAGATATTGTCTTAAAAGCTCAAGTACTTGCAGGAGGTAGAGGAAAAGGGCACTTTAAAGATTCTAGTATTAGTGGTGTAAAGATGTGTGAAACGTaagttctttattttatctttaattttagtaacacaataatattactattattattattattattatcatcatcattattatttttacatttcaaatatttttgtttcattgatAGACCAGAAGAAGCAAAAACACTAGCAAGTCAAATGTTAGGTAAATTACTAATTACAAAACAAACTGGTGAAGGTGGTAGAATATGTAATGCCGTCATGGTAACACAACGTATGTTTCCGcgtaaagaatattatttagcAGTAATGATGGAACGTGCCTTTGGCGTAAGTAATCaaagttttaaaatattacttatattcacatatataaatttctattaacaaattaaattttattacgattcaGGGTCCTGTTATAATTGCATCTAGCCAAGGTGGAGTAAATATTGAGGAAGTAGCTGCAACAAATCCTAGTGCCATAATGTACGAACCTATTGATATCAATAAAGGTATAACCAAAGAACAGGCAGAGCGTATTATCACAAAACTTGGTcttgaaaatgtaaaagattatatttcaaaaattatcataaatctTTATCAAATGTTCCTTAAGAAAGATGCCCTTCTTTTAGAAGTAAATCCTCTTGCTGAAGATATCAATGGAAATTGtaagtaattttattgatGGTATTACcatcatattattattgattatattaacatcagtttatttttatattttagattttgCATTAGATTGCAAATGTAGATTCGATGATAATGCCGAATTCAGACAAAAAGAACTATTTGGATTAAGAGATTGGACTCAGGAGGATTCTAAAGAAGTAGAAGCAGCCAAATTTGACTTGAATTACATTGCACTCGATGGAAATATTGGTTGTATGGTTAATGGAGCTGGATTAGCTATGGCTACTatggatattattaaattacatgGAGGCGAACCTGCTAATTTTCTTGACGTTGGTGGTGGCGCAACAACCAGTGCCGTGAAAGAGGCATTTAAAATTATCACTTCTGATTCAAGAGTAAACtaacataatttatatgtaataacattatttttattttcagatagTATTCAATAtactattcttttataatttacaggTGCATGCTCTTTTAGTTAATATCTTTGGTGGTATTATGAGATGTGATGTTATTGCAGAGGGTATTATTGCTGCAACCAAGGAACTTAGTCTTAAAATTCCTGTTGTTGTTCGATTGCAGGTACAACATTGTAACGTTTAATATTTGtgtattataatctttttcacttaaatatttcttaattatctACAATATAAGTGTGTATAATTATAGGGAACCAATGTTGATGAGGCTAAAGCTTTGATTGCAAATGCAGGATTAAAAATTGTTCCAATTGATGACCTTGATGAAGCTGCTCGTGTCGCAGTAAAATTATCAACCATTGTTAAACTAGCACAGTCCGAAAATCTTAGTGTCAATTTTGAGATACCCgcaatttcataattttttaatgaacaatgaataattttagtaatgaatataaaatttatatatcagcAAATTATTACTGATATTTGTTCAAATATTGTCAAATGGTTTCAAAGAACGTTTGAAAGTAATATCTGTAGTAATAACTGCTCATCACTTTTATTATATGCTATTTAAAAAGTGACACTTCAAGCAATTACATTAAATcagtttattaaataattttataaaatcattttgaaacaactcgaaaagagaaaagaacatttattactttgaagagatttttatttaatgacgtgttctattttataaatggcgaactttatcttttcttttttaagacaGGCACAATTTCTCTAATAGATTAACATATGAAGATAagtatgaatataatttattgctTACCCTTTGACAGGGTTCTGTGATTCAGTATTAAAAGTTAAGTTATGTGTCACTCACGCGTAGATATATGAACTTACTCGTGTGGTATATATCGAATTGTTCTATGAAAAATGTAGCGCATGGTTATTTATCTGAAGATTAAATTCAAAACATaccattagaaaatatatatgtatatatatatatatatattaacatgtGCGTTGCATATATACGCACGTGCACGATCAAGTgtacaaatttctttattattttacgttatgttttagttctttttatgatttatgaaattatttttacgaataatttcttatattacaatataatagaaCGTGTgaaataatagttatatatattttacatatatattgaatttatttttttacatctgttatacatattttcgaaatagtACAGTTTGTCCATTTTTCACAAAAATACGCGCAGTGTACATCATATGTTGCTTACTTATTCACTTTATTTATGTGTAGATATTATTgaaagttattaataatattaatttgatagaAGGAACAATGTTAAAATGTCTCATTTGATATAAAACCACAATAGTTTTTCTATTACAAATGCGTgtgatattaaagaaataaattcgtcaAAATAAATACGTCAAAATAAATACGTCAAATAGTTGTagaatatattacttttattgaattatatacacacatacatacatatgtatataatataacatactGCCTAATGCCTGTTTAAAATATACGAAGTTAACATAATTTTAATCGGTTATATTGTAATGATATacacaattatattaaattgatgGTAAGAatgtaaatttgtataaatatgtaagttgtttttcttcatattttattttgatagaaaattattatgtatgaATTACGAATTTTGTGAGTATACACTCACACGcgcacacattatatatatgcatgcatctAAGAAATATggcaaataatttattatgataatattcaagtaaaatataattataggaagattaattaaaaaatgagatcaatttgtttataattgaattttgtGATTAATTTGAATATGGGTAAGAAGTGTGGATTAGTATATGAAAATTCAAACTTAAACACGTAACGTATTACTACGCCATCTAACTTTACAGATACAgaattaaaacttttcttatgttcttttttttttttaacttcaacTCGGTTGGTATATACAActtattttgtgtgtgtgtgatttaACTTGACATGTCGATAAAATCAAACCTAACAAAATGGTTACAGAGCTTCGCAATATATCTTACATAAGATTATCCCTTCTGATACTTATTGCGTTATTGACATCATACTTGGTACGTTTTAATTAGaatcataaattaatagaacATTGTGAAAACATATTCAACGACATTCGCAACGAAGAATTTTTCGCTTTGGTGAATTCtcatgtatattattattctctcttactccctATTATCTCTTTATACGTAGACAGCTTTGATTTAGCTAAATTGCCggaaacgttttatttattatcacttattctcttcttcatctgtAATAATGTCTCtcgtatcatttttcttcaacgtatattttctttcttctacccTTGATCTTTGTgaacaatgaaatattcaaatttcaaaagaagTTAATTTTTGTGAATAGGTTAGTAatgtttttaacaatttacTTCTAccacgtgtatgtgtgtataatgaaagaaaatatgaaatatatataattcagaaattaaatgaaaataacgagATTTTTAAAGTAGGGATACTGTCGTTCTTAAGATAGTAtggaaaaattgaattttccgCCACTTTGTTATTTCGATTCTTGGAAGAGTCTGAAGTCGTAGAAGAAAGAAGCGGCATTCAACGCGTATTAATGGCAATTGGTGGCAATCGTGAAGAGGCACACAGGGCGCGGCAATGTTCAGTCGATTACTTGCGtgcgttgttgtcgtcgtcgccgtcgtcgtcgtcgtcgtcgtcgctgtTCATCGTCGACAAGAGAAGTCTGTAAGAGTGAGAAGGATTCACAATGCGGTGCGTTTGTCTTGTAGTCATTCGTAGCAAGTTCTCGCTATAACAAGAGCGCGAGTTATACGATAGAGTTCGTAAACGTAAGAAAGTGCATGGTCGTGTGTAATTCTATTGTGATACGTTTGTCTACGTTCATAGTGCGGCGAGGTTATCGCGTCGATGCTGCGTAAGAATAGACCGATCAAAATTGTGTGCGCCTTCCGCACAGGGTGTGAGATCATAGTCGAAACATTATGACGGACAGTCGCCCTTGCTACGATACGAAGGATCgtcccttcctttttccttgtcTTCAAACGCTATCGTCCCGCGTATCGGAGgataagaaaacaagagatGAACGTACGTGAACCGAGCTAGATTCAAAAACATTATCCTTGGTTCAAAAGTGAAAAGGTTTTAGACAGTCTATCACTTTTTCGACGGAAGTTCTCACTACGATTTCACCTCGAGTGTCGACCGATCAGCGACCATGAAGAAACAGTTTTTCAGGGTGAAACAGCTCGCCGATCAAACTTTTTCTAGGTAAATCGTTCtttacgattatatttaaagGGATAACCTCTCTTGATTGATTTATCTTCAAAtcggtttatttttttctccttttttttttcttcttctttatttctttcaacgagGTGTTTTcaagttttattattcaattttttctttcaataaaaaatgtaatctaCTGATAGTATTTAACAGTATTTGTTAAAAACCAATTATTGAAAACTAGTGGTACAGTAATATTATgcatttgttcttttttttttctttttttttttttttaacttcataGTAGTGATCAATAAGATGCGTTGTATTATCTTATTGATATTGTACGTTCAAAGGTTATTGACAgacaagaaaaggaaaatcgaaGAGCATGCACTAAAATAAACCATGAGTCAGGATATCCCAAAAGTAGTTATTCCTGTTTAAGCTTCTTCTCTTTAGACAGActaatgttttaattttatatatattgatcattTCTGATATCatcttctatttattcttttattaattttttttcttttaaatagagCTGGCAAAACAGAAGTGCTTACGGATGATTTGCAAGCTGCAGACAAACATGTAGAACAGATTAGAGCAGCTCTTACTGGGCTAAGTAAAAGACTTGGTAATCCACCTAATCAAGCATTTGCACAGGAACCTGCATTTAAGGAGAAACGTTTGGTAAatattgattgattaatttagAGAAAATTTTACTGCATTTAATTATGCGCCAAGTTATATGCAttagtttaatatattatcatatattacaaaatagagagcatataatataaaatttatttattatttatgctaatttataattacgtaaaaatacaaaattattaatataataatattttgaataattatgtaattgtatataaaaatatatatttattttagaaaaaatgtcCCGAGTATATACTCGGGCAAACGATGTTGGAAAATGCAACAGAGGATGGCCTTATGGGTTTTACTCTTTTAGAATGTGGAAGGGCACAGATGTCATTAGCTAATGAAACGGTAGAACACGAAGCAAAGGTAGAACAATATGTTGCAGCTCCATTACAACATATTTTAGATACTGACATTCCAAATATATTGAAACATAAGAGAAATTTGGCACGATTAATTTTGGACATGGACAGCGCAAGAACGCGTTATCAACAAGCTAGCAAGCATAATGCTggtaatgaatatattttttaaataacagcgttcaaatatcaataaaatagcAAGTCGTTTAGATAGTTGcaaaacttaaaaaagaaagtttttctaTAATCCCAaagtaatagtaaataaaaaaagaaaaagaatatttacttcatattacattatattacatgtatgtttgtattacgtatgtataggaACTGGTGCAACAAAAGCAGACAGTTTAAGAGAAGATTTAGAAGAGGCAGAATCTAAAGTTGAACAATGCAGGGATCAGTTAGCTGCAGAAATGTTTCAATTAATGTCAAGAGAAACAGAATTAGCACAGACTATCATACAATATGTCAAACTGCAAAGAGCATATCATGAAAGTGCTTTACATTGTCTTGAAGATCTTATTCCTGGATTAGAAAGTTATATCAGTAAGTATATAGTTTTTGAATTTAGGATTACTAATATATTTGACTCTTTTGcattgatatgtatatacgttttgcagataataatgaaatgaaaccAGTTTATGGTTATCCTCTTGAAGAACATCTTAGAGTAACGAATAGGAAAATAGCATTACCTATACAATTGTGCGTATCTGCATTACTGCGTTTAGGTATGGAAGAAGAAGGTTTATTTAGAGTAGCTGGTGCTGCATCTAAATCTCGTAGAATTAAGCTGAGTTTAGATGCATGCTGTTTGACTTTATCAACAGCTTTAGAATACAAAGATCCTCACGTCATAGCTGGTGCATTGAAGTCTTATTTACGTGAACTTCCAGAACctttattaacatttaagtaagtataatttttgtaatataggATGTTTTATAAcagtttattataattgttattttattattttcttaaaaggTTGTATCCTGAATGGATGGCTGCTGCTAAAATAACACAAAATGAAGTTAGATTACGTGCGCTCTGGGAAGTGCTGCACAAGCTCCCATCTGCAAACTTAGAAAATTTGcgatttctaattaaattcttaGCAGTATTGAGCAAAAACCAGGATATCAATAAAATGTCACCTCAAAACATAGCAATCGTAATTGGTCCTAACTTGATTTGGAGCCCACAAGAGGATGTAAATACAATAGTGTAAGTAtccttttgttatatttttcatgtagtgtcttttaatttacaatcgatctattacattgttatatatatgtatatacaatcgTATTATTTCAGAATGAATATGAGTACTACAAGTATCTCTAGTCTTATCGTGGATCAGTTGATAACATATGCAGATTGGTTCTTCCCAGGTGAAATAGATTTTGATCGTGACTTAGAAATTGGAATAGTCAATGGCTTGGAACCGCAAGTGATTGGTATGCGTCGTTGTGTTTCAAACAGTAGTTTGAGTGATCACGGTGAAAGTCCACCACAGGGCAGTCCAAAGCCTGCGGCTCGTCGAAAAAACAAGCCAGCACCAACACCACCAAGTGGTACAACACCTgacaaaaatgataaaaggtGCGATGATAAACCACCTCCAGCTCCAGATAAACCACCTAGACCTTTAATGTCAGCTACACTTAACCGGGCAACATACAAGGCACAAAAGCACGAAGTAAATACAGAATTACTGACCAGACATGAAAATAACGTAGAAAAAGCtgaaaaaaattcagaaacagaaataaaacatataggGTTTGAAGGAATAATAGCTCAGGTTGATATTCAACCTGCAGACAACTGCGAAAACGTTTCTGAAATGAATACTTCACAGTCTGAATTGGCtaagaataatattgataCAGAAAAGTATAAACTAGATACGTTAAATGCAGAGTTGCAAAagtctgaaaaaagaaatgttcctGTTTCTCTTGATAAAACTATAAGTAGCGTAGAAAACATTCAAAACAAGTCATCTGTAGATATTGACAATTCGGATGTTTCTTCATCAAGACCTAAGCCATTACCAACAGAAAAACCTGCTCCATCCACATTAGAAAGGAGAAGGCCAGTTGCTGCTCCTAGAAATATCACAAACATAACGCATAATACAGGTCCGATTATTTGCAAAAgattaatacttatatattttcttttttattagaacAGTGTCATTTAACAGATAAAATTCTTATAGATGATACAGTCGAATTACGTAAGAAGTCTGATAGCAACAGTATAACGAATTTAAATGTAGGAGACAGAGGTAGTAAACCAGCAATTCCAGAACGACCTGCTGGGTTGGTTCGTCCGTCAAGCCTTATAAGACAACAGCCGCGTCaaagtaatgaaaatttaGACACCGAGTCAGGAGTAAGTATTTACATATGACATATATTATTCCTGTACACTTATTAACAGGGAACAGATTTGACTGAcgatatgtatttgtatgcgATAAAGATACAACAGGTATAGGTGTATTTTAagtcaaatatattatttaaattcctTAGATAGAGTGGTTAATTTGGTGGACAAAATTTGCCATTTTTCTGTAATAATGTACTTACTACGCGAATCCAAAACAAGTATTACGACCTGGATATTGTGAAGTAGGAATATGTAagctatataaataatattgcttTCAGTTTTTTACAATTTGTAATGAATGAGTATTAAATTGAATATGAgctatgaatattattttttacaatatatgaCATTTATCTTGTGTTTGGATGCGATAAACGTGTCTAATAACATTAAAacttaattttaacaaatctGCAGCCCCTTACTTTGGAAAGGGCACACATGTACTCTGTGGACAAGCAACAGGTCAGTATAATACAAGTGCGTGGAAATGGCAATGTGTTCTGCAATCCAGGAGAGAGCAATGGCAACACAGCTTCGAACTTGCAGAGAAGTCCTAGTGTGGGTAGTCGACCTTCGTCTATGTCTTTGTATGGTGAACGACCAGAGAAACCTGCAAGACCAGATGTCCCAGACCAGGCAAAGGCACATGCAAGGACTAAATCTGAAGGCAACATTATCGACGTTCAAACACAAACAGAGACTGTAGTTGTGCTTAAGTCACCGCAACAACCTGTTCCAGCATCCCCAAGATTTCATCAAAGGCCTCCTAGGCCACAACCGCCACCACCTCCGCCTCCCTCGACTCGGCCTAAATCCGAACAGGAGAGTACTAATCTCTAAGAACTCGACATAAAATGGTCTTTGTAATTATCGATAAGCCATCAATGCGTCATCGATACTTTGTACGTAATGAAAGGTGTTTTCACATAACACTATGTTGTATGTGATTAAAAAACTTTCTATGAACTTTAAACGAAATGTTTATGTAACGCATaactctttaaaaatattatacctgATTTGCATATCTAagctgatatttttttatggcttatcaaattttatacattttgttAAGAAGTCAAATATAATCTGAAAATTAGCGTAAatataaggaaaataattgaaaattcgatCTCCTTTTAAACGCGCGTATCCAAGCGCACAAAATGCAGTGTGCACTTTaggtaaaatattaaagttatagctatttgataatattattacttttaatacaattttacgaACGATACGTCCATATAAAAAGGAAGTTTGACAAACCTTTGAATGTTTCAATTGGAATTGAGCCTTTGAGTGATATGCGTAACGAAATGACCGTGTTTgaagtatacatatgtacgttaaAAGTACGTATAAGTTATACTTGAGTTAAGCATATATACAGTAACATCTTGTACCTTAACTTATTTGCATTTTTAGATGATCAtggaatgattaaaaaaacgatattgtacaatattctattttttcaatgaGGTATGAGAGAAAATTAGATTTTCTCGGAGAGTATTGTAAACGGTCAGATGTTTTCTTGTTGTTTCacagaaaaatttaatatctgtGCACAAAAGATATGTATTCTTtcaaaaacattgaaaatcaCTATTAGCTTTATTTTGAGAAACATGTATAAAACTTAAGTGCAATTGGATATAGTAcatatgtttaaatatatatgctcttttattaaaaaatttttacgttgTTATATCGCATTATATCATATAcggtaaataattattcagcAAATGTGATAATGTACATTTGACAAtgatataagtattatttgttataaattgtaacatgtttttatgttatttaaattacTAGAAAGATTATGTTAAAATCTTGTAAAAAGTTcaattcttatatttcttgttttctagAATTATTCCATTCTAATGTCGTGCAATTATTAATTgactatttcaaataattgtgagagtatacgtaatattttttatatcacaaacaaaaatattgctTTTACAATTAAATGGTATTTAATGCATTAACGCGAACGGCAGCTGGTCTTGTATTCTCTCAAAGAGACACATTTGAATCCTTATTATGTAAAAGGTATACTTCTAAGTTTCAAACGCAATATGTAAtcagttttttattataagattGTTATGGAAGTAACGCAAATGACAAATCATGCATTTACCTAAGGAGTGCTTAGGCTGTGAATGTAATGGATTATTAAAggatttatttgtatataaataaaaagtttcctTATCAAAATAATCGGAGTataatggtgatgatgatgatcgcaatagtaataataataagaagaagaacaagaataataacaattgctaaacaatataaatgttaccaaaatattattaacacgttaaatttattcacgtagttaaagaatattatcattactacAGCACAACTTACTTATACacataatcattttattaaagaatagCTACCACTTTTTCATCTGCAACATCTTTTGGTTTCATACCATCGTTATCTTCCATAGATTCAGCCCCCACGGAAAGTAAATATCTGATTACATCTACGTGTCCGCATGATGCTGCATAATGTAAAGGTGTTTGACCATCAATATCTCTGGAGTTAACATTTGCACCGTGTTGAATTAAGTATTCAATGATTGCAACGTGTCCGCGATCTGCTGCCCAGTGTATCGGTAACAAACCATCTTCGTCCAATATATTTGTCAATGTAGAATTTTTTAGTAAAATTTCTTGTACTTTCTCTTTATGACCTTCTTTTACCCAATCAAGAAACGTTTTATCCGTATCAAgtaactctttctctgtat contains:
- the LOC122637417 gene encoding LOW QUALITY PROTEIN: uncharacterized protein LOC122637417 (The sequence of the model RefSeq protein was modified relative to this genomic sequence to represent the inferred CDS: deleted 1 base in 1 codon); its protein translation is MLRPSSLLVGRQILNHCNQFLKKNQLIKQQLRYLNVHENIAYTLLKEAGIPTPPFGVAKTPDEAAKIAKDLKSQDLVVKAQVLTGGRGMGHFQNTDVSGVVMCESVEQVKQVSEIMIGKLLITRQTGAAGRICNSVMVTTRMYPRKEYYLSIMLETSFKGIVVIASSRGGVNIEEIAATDPGALHYEPVDINKGITEEQIKRIVQKLGVKGQGKDIITEIVHNLYELFIETDALLIEINPLAEDICGEYYALDCKCNFDDSAEFRQKELFALQDWSQKDPNEARAKKFDLNYIQLEGIVGCMVNGAGLAMATMDLIHLHGVRPANFLDVGGGATKETITEAFTIITTDPKVLAIFVNIFGGIMRCDIIAEGIIAATKELKTNIPVIIRLEGTNVEKAKKIILDSKLKLIFIDDFLKAGEVIAKFATIVQLARSLNLDINFILKPGGIKMLLTVHYILAVIIYIGLRHVSERNVKKGGDIMAKPAFGGSLLPTFTKMATMLSRTISLAECLTRLNGSKILACKSNLKQTIRNLNVHEHISYSLLNEAGVPTPKFGVAKTPDEAAKLAANLKTKDIVLKAQVLAGGRGKGHFKDSSISGVKMCETPEEAKTLASQMLGKLLITKQTGEGGRICNAVMVTQRMFPRKEYYLAVMMERAFGGPVIIASSQGGVNIEEVAATNPSAIMYEPIDINKGITKEQAERIITKLGLENVKDYISKIIINLYQMFLKKDALLLEVNPLAEDINGNYFALDCKCRFDDNAEFRQKELFGLRDWTQEDSKEVEAAKFDLNYIALDGNIGCMVNGAGLAMATMDIIKLHGGEPANFLDVGGGATTSAVKEAFKIITSDSRVHALLVNIFGGIMRCDVIAEGIIAATKELSLKIPVVVRLQGTNVDEAKALIANAGLKIVPIDDLDEAARVAVKLSTIVKLAQSENLSVNFEIPAIS